One stretch of Arachis duranensis cultivar V14167 chromosome 1, aradu.V14167.gnm2.J7QH, whole genome shotgun sequence DNA includes these proteins:
- the LOC107471592 gene encoding uncharacterized protein LOC107471592: MEASGQRINTENSGLIFGSQVSIQRRVNIEEITEMASWEDPRRYLGLLARWGRSKNRALEWIKEKILDKMQGWKEKLLNQVGKEVLIKVVIQAILTYAMKVIKFPKSFCKRIEAAIASLQEAGEGRNESWIWKSLLEGRNFLRRKGRWSVRSGMEIDIWEDNWVARIDKLGRCGEGRIRRVSELIKEGEGWDANRIQDLFSRNIAELITRIPISLINKKDYFVWPDRIDGQYSVRSGYCSAKEKDTKEEIKLSKASTSQNLREVIINAEHLATEYHNATRGRSTNNIPRAGRNGEKKRIIWRPPPQNRLKVNTDAAFHRETGTAASTVVIRNWQGKIITGTTSKFTTISTLAAEAQAYREALILIKNLQIVNCIIETDCLPLVQAIKSRMPIAETDAFIRDILQLLDEAPDVGATWIPREGNKVAHQLEAMAAGNELRQQWTFDPPNQVRNTIRTEVRFTILQHNQWLQNQVNGDSDSTNHQGFQLEEGSPERVEMETVTGKKLKGEGNFDP, encoded by the exons ATGGAGGCATCAGGTCAAAGAATCAACACTGAGAATTCTGGGCTGATTTTTGGAAGCCAAGTATCTATACAGAGGAGGGTGAATATAGAAGAGATCACCGAAATGGCGTCATGGGAGGATCCTAGAAGATACCTAGGGTTACTAGCGAGATGGGGAAGATCCAAAAATAGGGCTTTGGAGTGGATAAAGGAAAAGATACTAGATAAGATGCAAGGATGGAAAgagaaacttttaaatcaagtTGGAAAGGAGGTTTTGATAAAAGTAGTAATACAAGCGATTCTAACCTACGCTATGAAAGTCATCAAATTCCCTAAATCTTTTTGCAAAAGAATCGAAGCAGCAATTGCGAG CCTTCAGGAGGCGGGAGAAGGAAGGAACGAATCATGGATATGGAAGAGCTTGTTGGAGGGAAGAAATTTCCTTAGAAGGAAAGGTAGATGGAGTGTAAGGAGTGGAATGGAGATAGATATTTGGGAAGACAATTGGGTGGCAAGAATAGATAAATTGGGGAGATGTGGAGAAGGTCGAATAAGAAGAGTGAGCGAGTTGATAAAAGAGGGGGAGGGCTGGGACGCGAATAGAATTCAGGATTTATTTTCGAGGAACATAGCTGAACTGATTACCAGAATACCCATCAGTTTGATTAACAAGAAGGATTATTTTGTCTGGCCAGACAGAATCGATGGACAGTACTCAGTGAGATCAGGATACTGTTCTGCGAAGGAGAAAGATACAAAGGAAGAGATAAAACTCAGCAAAGCTTCGACAAGTCAGAATTTGAGGGAG GTAATAATCAACGCAGAGCATCTTGCAACAGAATACCACAATGCAACAAGAGGACGCAGTACAAACAACATACCAAGAGCAGGCAGGAATGGTGAGAAGAAGAGAATTATCTGGAGGCCCCCACCACAAAATAGGTTGAAGGTAAATACTGATGCGGCTTTCCATAGGGAAACAGGCACGGCTGCTTCAACAGTCGTTATTAGAAACTGGCAAGGAAAGATCATTACTGGGACAACATCAAAATTCACGACAATATCAACACTAGCAGCAGAAGCTCAAGCATACAGAGAGGCACtcattctcattaagaatttacAAATAGTGAATTGCATAATTGAAACAGATTGCTTACCTCTGGTTCAAGCTATTAAGTCTAGAATGCCCATAGCGGAAACAGACGCATTCATCAGAGACATTCTCCAACTGCTGGATGAGGCTCCGGATGTAGGAGCTACCTGGATTCCAAGGGAAGGCAACAAAGTAGCTCACCAACTGGAAGCGATGGCAGCGGGGAATGAACTTCGACAACAGTGGACATTTGATCCTCCTAATCAAGTTAGGAATACAATCAGAACAGAAGTTAGATTCACAATACTTCAGCATAATCAATGGTTGCAAAATCAAGTCAATGGGGATTCAGATTCTACCAACCATCAAGGATTCCAACTAGAAGAAGGGTCACCTGAGAGAGTGGAAATGGAAACCGTGACAGGCAAGAAGCTGAAAGGGGAGGGTAACTTCGATCCATAG
- the LOC107470189 gene encoding pentatricopeptide repeat-containing protein At3g06430, chloroplastic, with the protein MVMASISLSFSSSVVPSPIPHDKFKNTSKTNNPRSQDSSFSVIRFAISSPTNSTTASSSASSVAKKRHWKQGEYPGVSETSLTGSTRRSPIKNIKKKLDKKNNAKAWVNTVTEALCEHIDKKQWLQALEVFDMLKEHSFYEPKEGTYMKLIVLLGKSGQPHRARQLFETMIKEGCDPTSELYTALLAAYCRSNLIDEAFSILNEMKNLPLCQPDVFTYSTLIKACMDALKFDMVELLYEEMAERNITPNTVTQNIVLSGYGRAGMFDLMEKVLSSMLHSTTCKPDVWTMNIIISVFGNMGQIDTMEKWYEKFRNFGIEPETRTFNILIGAYGKKRLYDKMSSVMEYMRKLQFPWTTSTYNNVIEAFADVGDAKHMECTFDQMRAEGMKADTKTFCCLINGYANAGLFHKVISSVRLAAKFEVPENTSFYNAILSACAKAEDLMEMERVFKRMKDKQCRPDETTFSIMVEAYRKEGMNDKIYYLEQEKQAMMADDNTVDNPEDEHHDLSVVYS; encoded by the exons ATGGTTATGGCTTCCatttctctctccttctcttcttccgTCGTTCCCTCTCCAATTCCACACGACAAGTTCAAGAACACCTCTAAAACTAACAACCCTAGATCCCAAGATTCCTCCTTTAGTGTTATCCGCTTCGCAATTTCTTCTCCAACAAACTCAAcaactgcttcttcttctgcttcttcgGTTGCCAAGAAGAGACACTGGAAGCAAGGAGAGTACCCTGGCGTGTCAGAAACATCATTAACCGGGAGTACGAGGAGGTCCCCGATCAAGAACATCAAGAAGAAATTAGACAAAAAGAACAATGCAAAAGCCTGGGTCAACACTGTCACTGAAGCCTTGTGTGAACACATCGACAAAAAGCAGTGGCTTCAAGCCCTAGAG GTATTTGACATGCTTAAAGAACATTCATTTTACGAACCCAAAGAAGGGACTTACATGAAACTGATTGTGTTGCTTGGTAAATCCGGTCAACCCCACCGTGCCCGCCAGCTGTTTGAAACAATGATTAAAGAAGGTTGTGACCCTACTTCTGAACTTTACACGGCCTTATTAGCTGCATATTGCAGGAGCAACCTCATTGATGAGGCTTTTTCGATTCTTAATGAGATGAAGAACCTCCCTCTTTGCCAGCCTGATGTTTTCACTTACAGCACCCTGATAAAAGCCTGCATGGATGCTTTGAAGTTTGATATGGTTGAGTTGCTATATGAAGAGATGGCAGAAAGAAATATCACGCCTAACACCGTCACTCAGAACATCGTGTTGAGTGGTTATGGTAGGGCAGGGATGTTTGACCTGATGGAGAAAGTGTTGTCAAGTATGCTGCACAGCACTACATGCAAGCCTGATGTTTGGACAATGAACATAATCATCAGTGTCTTTGGTAACATGGGCCAGATTGATACGATGGAAAAGTGGTATGAAAAATTCCGAAACTTTGGGATAGAACCGGAAACACGAACTTTTAATATCTTGATTGGTGCTTATGGAAAGAAGAGGCTGTATGACAAAATGTCATCTGTGATGGAGTATATGCGCAAGTTGCAATTTCCCTGGACAACTTCTACGTATAACAATGTGATTGAGGCATTCGCAGATGTAGGCGATGCTAAACATATGGAGTGTACGTTTGATCAGATGCGTGCCGAGGGTATGAAAGCGGATACTAAGACTTTCTGCTGCCTTATCAATGGGTATGCAAATGCTGGCCTCTTCCACAAAGTAATTAGCAGTGTTCGCCTGGCCGCAAAGTTTGAGGTACCTGAGAACACATCCTTTTATAACGCAATCTTGTCTGCATGTGCAAAGGCTGAGGATTTGATGGAGATGGAGAGGGTTTTCAAGCGCATGAAGGATAAACAGTGTCGACCAGATGAAACAACATTCTCCATCATGGTAGAGGCATATAGAAAAGAGGGTATGAATGACAAGATATACTATTTGGAGCAGGAAAAACAGGCAATGATGGCTGATGATAATACAGTGGATAACCCCGAGGATGAACATCATGATTTATCTGTGGTTTATAGTTAA